Proteins from a genomic interval of Candidatus Methylomirabilota bacterium:
- a CDS encoding nuclear transport factor 2 family protein, protein MSIAENIKTAEEHLEAESKRELDRLLGTLAEECVYEENLLKRSVRGKEEVAQYYEELWQAFPDVTYVVTNRVADEACVIYEMRKEVRQYKQLAHLGMQDNAKVCKS, encoded by the coding sequence ATGTCAATTGCTGAAAACATCAAGACAGCAGAGGAGCATTTAGAGGCGGAAAGTAAAAGGGAGCTCGACCGGCTCCTCGGCACATTAGCCGAGGAGTGCGTCTATGAGGAGAACCTCCTGAAGCGGAGCGTGCGGGGTAAGGAGGAGGTTGCCCAGTACTATGAGGAGCTGTGGCAGGCGTTTCCGGACGTTACCTACGTTGTGACGAACCGGGTCGCCGACGAGGCGTGCGTCATCTATGAGATGAGGAAGGAGGTTAGACAATACAAGCAGTTAGCACACTTAGGGATGCAGGATAACGCAAAAGTGTGCAAATCGTGA